A genomic stretch from Sphingobacterium sp. ML3W includes:
- a CDS encoding AraC family transcriptional regulator, producing MRTIKFHKGECGVEFLLNVLNQQETDYTHRETYHKDFFEILFFKKAKGRLRLGQEVIELTDNNIIFISAFQKHTWELDPTNLEFTTLIFQEDFLNEFFADKLFTYRLLYFYQLHHTVKIAVDDVHLSKFYTLLAEIKSELIQTEADSAHIIRSLLYYLLQTLNRKYARLNGLSLQKPENNFAYQFRMLLEQHIQQKQRINEYTVLMGISRITLNHAVKAQFNTTATQLLKQRLLFEVQELLIHSDKSISEIAFELNFSEANHLMRFFKAQTGKTISAFIQELR from the coding sequence TTGAGAACGATAAAATTCCATAAAGGTGAATGCGGTGTTGAATTTCTATTAAACGTACTAAATCAACAAGAAACGGACTATACCCATCGCGAGACCTATCATAAAGACTTTTTTGAAATTTTGTTTTTCAAAAAGGCTAAAGGGCGTTTGCGATTGGGGCAGGAAGTCATCGAATTAACGGACAACAACATTATCTTTATTTCTGCCTTTCAGAAGCATACCTGGGAACTGGACCCCACCAATCTTGAATTCACCACATTGATTTTTCAGGAAGATTTTCTCAATGAGTTTTTCGCAGATAAGCTTTTTACGTATCGACTGCTGTATTTCTATCAGTTGCACCATACGGTAAAAATAGCTGTAGATGATGTACATCTATCTAAATTTTACACACTGCTTGCGGAAATAAAATCAGAACTTATTCAGACAGAGGCAGACAGTGCACATATTATCCGCTCTTTGCTCTATTATTTGCTACAGACCTTGAATCGAAAATATGCTCGGTTGAATGGACTTTCTTTGCAAAAACCTGAGAATAATTTTGCTTATCAGTTCAGGATGCTACTCGAACAGCATATTCAACAGAAACAACGGATCAACGAATATACGGTACTGATGGGCATTAGTCGCATCACACTGAATCATGCCGTTAAAGCACAGTTCAATACCACAGCAACACAATTGCTCAAACAGCGATTATTATTTGAAGTGCAGGAGTTACTGATACATTCAGACAAATCTATCAGTGAAATTGCTTTTGAACTGAATTTTTCCGAAGCTAACCACCTGATGCGTTTTTTTAAGGCGCAGACAGGTAAGACCATCAGTGCATTTATCCAAGAATTACGGTAA